In the Phaseolus vulgaris cultivar G19833 chromosome 7, P. vulgaris v2.0, whole genome shotgun sequence genome, one interval contains:
- the LOC137828748 gene encoding protein PSK SIMULATOR 1-like: MALETLLVKVKTAISNSFDSVPPKLLKKKPSFKSKPNVGVLAFEIAGVMSKLLHLWHSLSDATIVRIRNDAVNLEGVRKIISNDESFLLGLACAEFAESLRVVANSVTRLSARCEDHNLRSFQQAFLEFADSGCDPKGWALQGPKETESKLKKMERYVTLTAALYREMEELTVLESGFRKALNHADANNVGSKDQQKLYELQQKIFWQKQEVKDLKERSLWSRSFDNVVVLLVRFSFTVLARIKVVFGIGHRMPCLSRTLSTSATVYPSDQNPNDFVVSGLLEENSKFDEEVNEDMESGFFEANSKLLKPPESTLGASGLALHYANLIIVMEKMIKSPHLVGVDARDDLYGMLPRSIRWGLRGRLRGVGFCASDPVLAGEWRDALGRILGWLSPLAHNMIKWQNERSFEQHNLVAKTNVLLLQTLFFANKDKTEAAITELLVGLNYIWRFEREMTAKALFECANSNGLLFNLNKPANEI, from the coding sequence ATGGCCCTCGAAACGCTCCTCGTCAAGGTCAAAACCGCCATATCAAATAGCTTCGACTCAGTTCCGCCCAAGCTTCTCAAGAAGAAACCCTCGTTCAAGTCCAAACCAAACGTCGGCGTTTTGGCGTTCGAGATCGCCGGCGTCATGTCCAAACTCCTCCACCTCTGGCACTCGCTCTCCGACGCCACCATCGTCCGCATCCGAAACGACGCTGTCAACCTAGAGGGCGTGAGGAAGATAATCTCCAACGATGAGTCCTTCCTCCTCGGACTCGCCTGCGCCGAGTTTGCCGAGTCGCTCCGTGTCGTGGCGAACTCGGTGACCCGACTCAGCGCGCGCTGCGAGGACCACAACCTGCGCTCCTTCCAGCAGGCCTTCCTCGAGTTCGCGGACTCGGGCTGCGACCCAAAAGGGTGGGCCCTCCAGGGCCCAAAAGAAACCGAATCAAAGCTCAAGAAAATGGAGCGTTACGTGACGCTCACGGCAGCCCTCTACCGCGAAATGGAGGAGCTCACGGTTCTGGAAAGCGGCTTCAGAAAAGCTCTGAACCACGCTGACGCCAACAACGTTGGGAGTAAAGACCAGCAAAAACTCTACGAACTTCAGCAGAAGATTTTCTGGCAGAAGCAAGAGGTGAAGGATCTCAAAGAAAGATCCCTGTGGAGCCGGAGTTTCGACAACGTTGTCGTGCTCCTCGTAAGGTTTAGTTTCACTGTTTTAGCAAGGATTAAGGTTGTCTTCGGAATCGGTCACCGTATGCCTTGTCTGTCACGTACCTTGTCTACTTCGGCCACTGTTTATCCATCCGATCAAAACCCTAATGATTTTGTTGTTTCTGGGTTATTGGAGGAAAACTCAAAGTTTGATGAAGAGGTGAACGAAGATATGGAAAGTGGGTTTTTTGAGGCCAACTCGAAGCTTCTTAAACCACCGGAGAGCACGTTAGGAGCTTCAGGTCTGGCTTTGCACTATGCAAATTTGATAATAGTGATGGAGAAGATGATAAAGTCACCACACTTGGTTGGGGTAGATGCAAGAGATGATTTATATGGTATGTTGCCGAGGAGTATAAGATGGGGGTTGAGAGGTAGACTAAGAGGGGTGGGGTTTTGTGCTAGTGACCCTGTTCTTGCTGGAGAATGGAGGGACGCTTTGGGAAGGATATTGGGATGGTTATCACCTTTGGCACACAACATGATCAAATGGCAAAATGAAAGAAGCTTTGAACAACACAATTTGGTGGCCAAGACCAATGTATTGCTGTTACAGACTTTGTTCTTCGCCAATAAAGATAAGACTGAGGCTGCCATAACTGAACTTCTGGTGGGGTTGAACTATATTTGGAGGTTTGAGAGGGAAATGACTGCTAAGGCTTTGTTTGAATGCGCCAATTCTAATGGGCTACTGTTCAACTTGAATAAACCAGCTAATGAGATATGA